A section of the Saccopteryx leptura isolate mSacLep1 chromosome 4, mSacLep1_pri_phased_curated, whole genome shotgun sequence genome encodes:
- the TEX30 gene encoding testis-expressed protein 30 isoform X2: MNLPHLMSLATHLASHGVFCLRFTCKGLNIVHRIKAYKSVLSYLKNSGEYKLAGVFLGGRSMGSRAAASVLCHTESADADNFVRGLICISYPLHLPKQQHKLRDEDLFRLKDPVLFVSGSADEMCEKNLLEKVTQKMQAPNKIHWIEKANHSMAVKGRSTNDVFKEINTQILFWIQEITEMDKK; this comes from the exons ATGAATCTTCCTCATTTGATGTCACTGGCAACCCATCTTGCATCTCATGGTGTTTTTTGCCTGAGATTTACCTGTAAAGGCCTTAATATTGTACATAGAATCAAGGCATATAAGTCAGTTTTG agttaccTCAAGAACTCTGGAGAATACAAACTTGCAGGTGTTTTCCTTGGAG gtcGTTCAATGGGCTCAAGAGCAGCTGCTTCTGTACTGTGTCATACGGAGTCAGCTGATGCTGATAATTTTGTTCGTGGtctcatttgtatttcttatccactgcaccttcCAAAGCAGCAGCATAAACTTAGAGATGAAGATCTCTTTCGTTTAAAAGATCCTGTACTATTTGTGTCAGGCTCAGCAGATGAAATGTGTGAAAAG aaCTTGTTGGAGAAAGTCACACAGAAAATGCAAGCTCCTAATAAAATTCACTGGATTGAGAAGGCAAATCATTCCATGGCAGTGAAAGGACGGTCAAcaaatgatgttttcaaagagATAAATACACAAATTTTGTTTTGGATCCAGGAAATCACTGAAATGGACAAGAAATAA
- the TEX30 gene encoding testis-expressed protein 30 isoform X1 — translation MSHTEVKLKIPFGNKVLDAVCLVPNQSLTYGIILTHGASGDMNLPHLMSLATHLASHGVFCLRFTCKGLNIVHRIKAYKSVLSYLKNSGEYKLAGVFLGGRSMGSRAAASVLCHTESADADNFVRGLICISYPLHLPKQQHKLRDEDLFRLKDPVLFVSGSADEMCEKNLLEKVTQKMQAPNKIHWIEKANHSMAVKGRSTNDVFKEINTQILFWIQEITEMDKK, via the exons ATGAGTCATACAGag gttaaattaaaaatacctttTGGAAATAAAGTACTAGATGCTGTTTGTTTGGTACCTAACCAGAGCTTAACATATGGAATAATTCTTACACATGGAGCATCCGGAGACATGAATCTTCCTCATTTGATGTCACTGGCAACCCATCTTGCATCTCATGGTGTTTTTTGCCTGAGATTTACCTGTAAAGGCCTTAATATTGTACATAGAATCAAGGCATATAAGTCAGTTTTG agttaccTCAAGAACTCTGGAGAATACAAACTTGCAGGTGTTTTCCTTGGAG gtcGTTCAATGGGCTCAAGAGCAGCTGCTTCTGTACTGTGTCATACGGAGTCAGCTGATGCTGATAATTTTGTTCGTGGtctcatttgtatttcttatccactgcaccttcCAAAGCAGCAGCATAAACTTAGAGATGAAGATCTCTTTCGTTTAAAAGATCCTGTACTATTTGTGTCAGGCTCAGCAGATGAAATGTGTGAAAAG aaCTTGTTGGAGAAAGTCACACAGAAAATGCAAGCTCCTAATAAAATTCACTGGATTGAGAAGGCAAATCATTCCATGGCAGTGAAAGGACGGTCAAcaaatgatgttttcaaagagATAAATACACAAATTTTGTTTTGGATCCAGGAAATCACTGAAATGGACAAGAAATAA